The Ornithodoros turicata isolate Travis chromosome 7, ASM3712646v1, whole genome shotgun sequence genome includes a region encoding these proteins:
- the LOC135400416 gene encoding uncharacterized protein LOC135400416, whose product MVRLLLDTGSQRTFIRSDLSHKLHLPCEEQEDLTVLTFGNTSRPRRYHCRRVKLTLISRFTSNAVTLEALEVPEVCTVTTTLATDLPELSGKNLLFADEPNSCTRENSIISVLIGSDFYWSVVTGRTERLGDRMCAVETMFGWVVQGVNSSSSLPAPMCGNTVALFLGYFNIACGDEKVIDPSEMWRLDAISITDSAHSQATEERTAFDQFQSAVYKEEGRYVVPLMVKAPYLLSTTNRPVAEARLQRQLKRFEAHPDVLREYDRTISEYFNEGHAERVQPSDQGARHVYYLPHHAVIRREAVTTKVRVVFDASSHEPGSHSLNDILDKGTTLGAELLQLLLQFRCNHIVMTADIRKAFLQIHVRREDRDLLRFLWIERLPSSDEPCPTIVEWRMTRVPFGASSSPFLLSATLMHHLESWKAIHPEFASRLQRAFYVDDLVIGASTEPEALHIYQTARAIVADASMELRKWCSSSETLNEQFRADGVSLDDIGQPLVRCKVLGLPWNRSADTIVMTTQNVSSYVATQPATKRVVLQTFARLFDPLGLLGPFLVRAKLLFQELWRRNCTWEGALPEGVHEHWKTWTSELSELSSFQVPGCVISPATQGAKGQELHVLCDESPMAYGVAVYVRCVMSENSFASQLLMSKGRIAPLRPVSIPRLELLACLLAARLCHYVRQLPELSQAVVHLWTDSAVALHWICGDAVRQEVFVRNRSSEIRRLTRGFHWHHCRSQDNPADLLTRGEPASFVSRKTIWWAGPAWLTNPQVDWPTDLCPSQKHDDLRTGLISACQSLSLPTSPHLHDPLLRINDYGRLTKVLRVTAWIKRFLRNASLHTTSSSGPLTAAELCEAELYWIRFVQRSAFPSEVATLEVGQSVESASSILTLQPFLEKKGLLRVGGRLQALDASEELKHPMILPCNDRFTELLVEAAHIRLLHGGVQLTLIELRSRFWILKGRRTVRRVLNACLPCRRRRLRPETAPPAPLPRDRITETMPFDVVGIDFCGPLYSRASQNTDRKVYIVVFSCAVTRAIHLELTIDMTAQTFLLAFRRFASRRGVPSTIYSDNAKTFRYCAKVLRALFDDSVQDHASSLRIQWKFIAEGRSSLCYEELLTVLLEVEAAVNCRPLTQLADDTEDCEALTPSHFLIGRRAVALPASLGLEVPSSTPAGLRRRVRHRQALLVQLWTRWKKDYLLLLRSAHHSQPRAHPRIRVGDVVIVEDNALSPLVGNSDA is encoded by the exons ATGGTGCGACTACTGCTCGATACCGGCAGCCAGAGAACGTTTATACGGAGCGATCTTTCCCACAAGCTGCATCTTCCTTGTGAAGAACAGGAAGACCTCACCGTACTTACGTTCGGAAACACGAGTCGGCCGCGACGGTACCATTGCCGAAGAGTCAAGCTCACTCTTATCAGCCGATTTACCTCTAATGCAGTCACCCTAGAAGCGCTGGAGGTTCCAGAAGTATGTACCGTAACAACTACCTTGGCCACGGATCTGCCGGAACTCAGTGGGAAGAATCTGCTCTTCGCCGACGAACCTAATTCTTGTACGAGGGAAAACTCTATCATTAGCGTCCTTATCGGCTCAGACTTCTACTGGAGCGTGGTTACGGGACGTACCGAGCGCCTCGGCGACCGCATGTGTGCCGTGGAGACAATGTTCGGCTGGGTGGTCCAAGGAGTCAACTCAAGTTCCAGCCTTCCAGCACCCATGTGCGGCAACACTGTCGCACTCTTTTTAGGCTACTtcaacatcgcttgcggtgacGAAAAAGTGATAGACCCTTCGGAGATGTGGAGACTTGATGCAATTAGCATAACCGATTCAGCTCATTCCCAAGCTACCGAGGAGCGCACGGCATTTGACCAGTTTCAGAGCGCGGTATACAAGGAAGAGGGACGATACGTCGTTCCCTTGATGGTCAAGGCGCCCTACCTTTTGTCCACTACGAACCGACCCGTTGCTGAAGCAAGGCTACAGCGTCAACTTAAACGTTTCGAAGCTCATCCGGACGTGCTGCGAGAATATGACCGCACAATCAGCGAGTACTTCAACGAGGGTCATGCGGAGCGAGTGCAGCCGTCGGACCAAGGTGCCCGTCATGTGTATTACCTTCCTCACCACGCAGTCATACGGCGGGAAGCGGTGACAACCAAGGTTCGTGTCGTGTTCGATGCCTCTTCGCATGAACCGGGAAGTCATTCGCTTAACGATATACTGGACAAGGGCACAACGCTCGGTGCAGAATTGCTGCAACTTCTTCTGCAGTTCAGGTGCAATCACATCGTCATGACCGCCGACATTCGCAAGGCATTCCTGCAAATTCACGTCCGACGAGAAGACAGAGACCTTCTTCGCTTCTTGTGGATCGAACGACTTCCCAGTAGTGACGAGCCTTGCCCAACCATCGTCGAGTGGCGTATGACGAGGGTGCCATTTGGAGCTTCGTCGAGCCCATTTCTACTGTCTGCAACTTTGATGCATCACCTTGAATCTTGGAAGGCTATTCATCCAGAATTCGCATCGCGTCTacaaagagccttttacgtggATGATCTAGTTATCGGCGCTTCAACCGAACCTGAAGCACTCCACATTTACCAAACAGCCCGTGCTATTGTGGCGGACGCCAGCATGGAGCTGAGAAAGTGGTGCTCCAGTTCCGAAACGTTGAACGAGCAATTTCGTGCAGACGGTGTCTCCCTCGACGACATCGGTCAACCGTTGGTTAGATGCAAGGTGCTTGGTCTTCCGTGGAACCGATCTGCTGACACTATCGTAATGACCACTCAAAACGTGTCATCTTACGTTGCTACGCAGCCAGCTACCAAGCGAGTTGTACTTCAGACCTTTGCGAGGCTGTTTGATCCTCTTGGGCTTCTTGGACCGTTTCTCGTCCGCGCCAAACTTCTGTTCCAAGAGCTATGGCGGCGCAATTGCACATGGGAAGGAGCTCTACCTGAGGGCGTGCATGAACACTGGAAGACCTGGACGTCCGAGCTTAGCGAACTTTCATCGTTCCAAGTCCCAGGTTGTGTCATATCTCCTGCAACGCAAGGCGCAAAAGGACAGGAGCTTCACGTACTTTGCGACGAAAGCCCAATGGCATACGGGGTTGCCGTTTATGTGAGGTGCGTCATGTCTGAGAACAGTTTCGCTTCACAGCTCCTAATGAGTAAAGGTCGCATAGCCCCGTTACGGCCCGTTTCGATTCCAAGGCTGGAACTATTGGCCTGCTTGTTGGCAGCCAGGTTATGCCACTATGTCAGACAACTTCCCGAGCTCTCACAGGCCGTGGTTCACCTTTGGACTGACTCTGCGGTCGCATTGCACTGGATATGTGGTGACGCGGTCCGCCAGGAAGTATTTGTACGAAACCGCTCGTCCGAGATTCGCCGCCTAACCAGAGGATTCCACTGGCACCACTGCCGGAGCCAGGATAATCCGGCAGACTTACTTACCCGTGGCGAGCCAGCGTCTTTTGTTTCGCGCAAGACAATTTGGTGGGCCGGACCTGCGTGGTTGACCAATCCTCAGGTGGATTGGCCTACAGATCTCTGCCCTAGTCAAAAGCACGATGACTTGCGCACTGGACTCATCTCTGCCTGTCAGAGCTTAAGTTTGCCGACTTCTCCTCATTTGCACGATCCACTCCTTAGGATTAATGATTACGGACGCCTTACTAAGGTTCTAAGAGTCACTGCTTGGATCAAAAGGTTTCTTCGTAATGCGTCACTCCACACCACGTCCTCCTCCGGACCGCTAACAGCCGCGGAGTTGTGTGAGGCAGAGTTGTACTGGATACGATTTGTTCAGCGCTCTGCGTTTCCTTCAGAAGTCGCTACGTTAGAGGTCGGACAATCTGTCGAGTCTGCTTCCAGTATTCTGACTTTACAGCCCTTCCTTGAAAAGAAAGGTTTGCTCCGTGTGGGTGGTCGCCTGCAGGCCCTTGATGCGTCGGAGGAGTTGAAGCATCCTATGATACTACCATGCAACGACCGGTTCACTGAGCTTCTGGTTGAAGCAGCACATATCCGCCTTCTTCATGGAGGAGTCCAGCTAACTTTAATCGAACTCCGCTCCAGGTTTTGGATTCTGAAAGGACGTCGGACAGTGAGGCGGGTATTGAACGCTTGCTTGCCGTGTCGTCGTAGACGCTTGCGTCCGGAGACTGCTCCTCCCGCACCGTTACCGAGGGACCGGATAACCGAAACCATGCCGTTTGACGTCGTTGGGATTGACTTTTGCGGACCACTGTACAGCCGCGCGTCACAAAACACTGACAGGAAGGTGTACATAGTTGTGTTCTCGTGTGCAGTGACAAGAGCGATCCACCTCGAGTTAACGATTGATATGACGGCACAAACATTCCTCCTTGCCTTTCGCCGCTTCGCTTCGCGACGGGGTGTGCCGTCCACCATCTATTCCGACAACGCCAAGACGTTCCGTTACTGCGCTAAAGTACTGCGCGCGCTCTTCGACGACTCTGTCCAAGACCATGCCAGTTCCCTCCGCATCCAGTGGAAGTTTATCGCTGAAG GGCGCAGTAGCCTCTGCTATGAGGAACTTCTCACCGTACTACTCGAAGTTGAGGCGGCCGTCAACTGCCGTCCCCTCACCCAGCTTGCCGACGACACAGAGGACTGCGAGGCTCTGACTCCTTCCCACTTCTTGATCGGAAGGCGCGCCGTAGCCTTACCGGCCAGCCTGGGGTTAGAGGTGCCCAGTTCTACTCCTGCAGGTCTTCGTCGCAGAGTTCGACATAGACAGGCTCTTCTTGTGCAGTTATGGACTCGTTGGAAGAAGGACTATCTCCTGCTTCTGCGTTCTGCACACCACAGTCAACCGAGGGCACATCCACGAATTCGCGTCGGCGACGTCGTGATAGTGGAGGACAATGCACTGTCACCTCTGGTTGGGAACTCGGACGCATAG